The following proteins are co-located in the Arctopsyche grandis isolate Sample6627 chromosome 3, ASM5162203v2, whole genome shotgun sequence genome:
- the LOC143910075 gene encoding uncharacterized protein LOC143910075 has product MSPPNPNGSVWCCPALALLCWRGPMGAGLSQTQDGGVLAVQHASQPATMAEVVRERKRKMNGGLATLRRRLLPGGRRGTRGSRSSRSGDRAAPLRDLLKEWSPLEVGALLEEYEALAALRDLCVQAELARPPAAALRGDLATLYDQRICPDAELIFKGTCFPVHRAILSARCPYFRDLLNGYPSLGARVCLEAPLPTQVDPATVDGLLRYLYAGEPAPPPCPACDGETCNTSSRNRATNVPDCCPAQSESKHSQQTSGGGRLTLDIVGGGGVCHRRPDPALLRRLASDLGATPAVLHRDMRHLLDTAEFADASLVFTSEPPQAGSTTSTQASEGAIVPTTTSGTLRAGQLPRAGSPPSSSEYGFRPRLELPCHRAILSARSPFFRNVIQRRCRLQGNANEPFNSVKIVLDERVIPHKYARVLLHAVYTDQVDLNLIMRGGGSIFGYSLLGNHGSSLGEVQALTNNQQNSNATAAPHPPSPLEEAMELYEIGRFLELDILSQGCEDIIAERLSANSLATVLKWSAQPHGSKWVHRQALRFLREEFLSVAAGPALPQLEASHLAHALRCPFLQASELDALRAALRWGEHRLVKRMEDREPNLLSHTAHSVARKGVKKRDLSDAELRELLSDLLPLVRIDHILPPNSELLNQAIRRGLVSSPPSYMLGDEGGSGSRADVWIRGKGHGGLYVRPRLYMPYYEEVKALLEDQMVQETELMRMRRARYIPDIPDTLYMVSAEPRARSSASGVPAESPHGGGGPGEGDGSSGSGGHNGPGGSGAGGNGEANGAAVPPAPATMRAMLARERELRRSPACVRATSLPLSHTAEINRQIRLRVVREFNFPDTVADTLEGAALVMDGSACGQRRSSPCADIGSGRIRDHCGGDSGSCHASVEGSRSGLDIDEIDLDLDETNGQCLQTSKEDTWCNESSHTNKHSLAGLVTDGDQNRLHSSDATAKQQRFSRPTQSGRGLSEAMPDVAMATSSLGRLRITTYNQQQHQNLTFNHGNRNSNQVEPEFDPSSNCFYSLNRETKAQSDSNHSLSRDGSTAHTPVSFMNPNQHLLQEGCGFGGFSYKGRDGTRKVQKQHHSNASHLQASGCSGKSGNQEAPQFQCVEGESIPLQLDLGDGNQHSSPSRQSSGSQSPWSRQAEARQNERLRGLSATVSTDYSQVQHQPCPSPSNRANYSRYLSSSQGVSQTSTFQPGVKLQHQRPASMDDKENVTSYITPVPTTVPVPVSVPAPTSPFRISSGPFPTSGFSTLQHHSRSRSPRSVHANSTLQRPRPLCPNNSVGVNQLCIGSSSHCPVSSSPCPGSSTPCPGSSTPCSNNVLPCTERDMHRSQSAGSVASLGLDLDRRENKMGVQNVSGFNHQPSFGNPTISTDQSSQMVASHSSANHSQVHHRESSPRHFRSISALPDQTNLYAENSTSRNASYQLGANLIESTAHRNQYNTDSVPNWIPPGTQYMSNDERNQLFLRNSRENFYGSGQNYSVQREGSFRTLSSNSPFQNENTAYSVRLDSPFNCLPQSGRPGSCGLTDVINVNSYNNASRGESPLYAGVSSSRGNSPFRTLDNTTNQFSRGNSPYSSNHRMDFAARIQNDNYYQGNIQRSSSPGCRVSHQSRNLSGSPSGLKMQQQSARTISNSPSSGNFNSNISKSRNLAGSPTGSYPSSTFNHVGNLKVHQGSRTLSNSPSSSSSSAMNFNQSSMKGQSCVRTSSSGAGSSGNSGKVEHFSGPGFCPPNTRESAKSQTLRLSTSQYHMSGNGPPRFL; this is encoded by the exons ATGAGCCCCCCTAACCCAAACG GGTCAGTTTGGTGTTGCCCGGCGTTGGCTCTGCTGTGttggcggggccccatgggcGCCGGCCTTTCGCAGACACAG GATGGCGGTGTGTTGGCAGTCCAGCATGCCTCGCAGCCCGCCACCATGGCTGAAGTTGTTAG GGAGCGAAAGAGGAAGATGAATGGTGGCTTGGCAACATTGAGACGTAGGTTACTACCGGGTGGAAGACGAGGGACTCGTGGAAGTCGCTCATCGCGTTCTGGAGATCGTGCTGCTCCATTACGCGATCTACTCAAAGAATGGTCTCCCCTTGAG GTCGGAGCATTGTTGGAAGAATATGAGGCACTGGCAGCATTACGTGATTTATGTGTTCAAGCAGAATTAGCAAGACCACCTGCAGCTGCTCTGCGAGGTGATCTTGCAACTCTCTATGACCAAAG GATATGCCCAGATGCTGAATTAATTTTCAAAGGAACATGCTTTCCGGTTCACAGAGCAATTCTTTCAGCTCGATGTCCATATTTCAGGGATTTATTAAATGGCTATCCgag TTTGGGTGCCCGAGTATGCTTAGAGGCTCCTCTACCAACTCAAGTGGATCCAGCTACTGTAGACGGACTCTTACGCTATTTATATGCTGGAGAACCTGCACCACCACCTTGTCCAGCTTGCG atGGTGAGACTTGTAATACTAGCTCTAGGAACCGTGCGACAAATGTTCCTGATTGTTGTCCAGCTCAGTCTGAATCAAAGCATTCTCAACAAA CTTCTGGTGGAGGGAGGTTGACTTTGGATATAGTAGGCGGCGGTGGTGTCTGTCATAGAAGACCAGATCCTGCTTTGTTAAGAAGACTTGCATCCGATCTTGGTGCTACTCCTGCCGTACTACATCGAGATATGAGACACTTGCTTGATACGG CTGAGTTTGCTGATGCATCGCTTGTGTTCACGTCAGAACCTCCTCAAGCAGGGTCTACTACCAGTACTCAAGCCTCAGAAGGAGCTATTGTTCCAACAACTACATCGGGGACATTGAGAGCTGGTCAACTTCCTCGTGCTGGTTCTCCACCTTCTTCATCTGAATATGGTTTTAGACCGCGACTTGAACTGCCATGTCACCGTGCAATATTAAGTGCTCGATCTCCATTTTTTAg AAATGTTATTCAACGACGATGCAGATTACAAGGAAATGCAAATGAACCTTTCAACTCTGTTAAAATTGTGTTGGATGAGAGAGTTATTCCCCATAAGTATGCTAGAGTTTTGTTGCACGCTGTTTATACTGATCAG gTGGATTTGAATCTCATAATGCGAGGAGGAGGATCTATATTTGGATATTCTTTACTCGGAAATCATGGTTCTAGTCTTGGAGAA GTTCAAGCTTTAACAAACAATCAGCAAAATAGTAATGCAACTGCTGCACCTCATCCCCCATCACCGTTAGAAGAAGCTATGGAACTGTATGAAATCGGAAg atttttggaaCTCGATATATTGAGCCAAGGTTGTGAAGATATAATCGCTGAAAGATTGAGCGCTAATAGCTTAGCCACTGTATTGAAATGGTCTGCACAACCTCATGGATCCAAATGGGTTCACAG GCAAGCACTCCGGTTTTTACGCGAAGAGTTTTTAAGTGTAGCAGCTGGACCTGCACTGCCACAATTAGAAGCATCTCATTTAGCACATGCTTTACGATGTCCGTTTTTACAAGCTTCTGAATTAGATGCCCTTAGAGCTGCATTGCGTTGGGGAGAACACCGTCTTGTCAAACGAATGGAAGATAGAG AACCAAATTTACTTTCACACACTGCTCATTCAGTTGCTCGAaaaggtgtaaaaaagagggaTTTAAGTGATGCAGAATTGCGTGAATTATTATCTGATTTATTACCGCTTGTGCGCATTGATCACATACTTCCTCCAAATAGTGAACTTCTCAATcag GCTATAAGGAGGGGTTTGGTTAGTAGTCCTCCTTCTTACATGCTAGGTGATGAAGGTGGAAGCGGTTCCAGAGCTGATGTGTGGATCAGAGGTAAAGGACATGGTGGTTTATATGTACGACCTCGACTCTATATGCCTTACTATGAAGAAGTGAAg GCCTTGCTTGAAGATCAGATGGTTCAAGAAACAGAATTAATGAGAATGAGAAGAGCAAGATACATTCCTGATATTCCGGATACCTTGTATATG gtTTCTGCCGAGCCACGAGCTAGATCATCTGCTAGTGGAGTACCGGCTGAAAGTCCACATGGTGGTGGTGGCCCAGGTGAAGGAGACGGCTCATCAGGTTCAGGTGGTCATAATGGCCCAGGTGGCAGTGGGGCTGGTGGTAATGGAGAAGCTAATGGCGCTGCTGTTCCGCCAGCTCCTGCTACAATGCGAGCTATGCTTGCTAGAGAACGTGAATTACGTAGGTCACCAGCTTGTGTGAGAGCGACATCACTGCCATTGTCACATACAGCCGAAATCAACCGACAA ATTCGATTGAGAGTAGTTCGTGAGTTTAATTTTCCTGATACTGTTGCTGATACATTGGAAGGTGCAGCATTGGTTATGGACGGTAGTGCTTGTGGACAACGTAGGTCATCACCGTGTGCTGATATTGGCTCAGGTCGTATTAGAGATCATTGCGGAGGTGATTCTGGTTCATGTCACGCTAGTGTGGAAGGATCGAG atCTGGTTTGGACATTGATGAAATTGATTTAGATTTAGATGAAACAAATGGACAATGTTTACAGACTTCTAAAGAAG atACGTGGTGTAATGAATCATCACATACAAATAAGCATTCCTTAGCAGGACTAGTAACAGATGGAGACCAAAATAG atTACATTCCAGTGATGCAACTGCCAAACAACAACGATTTAGTAGACCCACACAGTCTGGTCGTGGGCTTTCGGAAGCTATGCCTGATGTAGCAATGGCAACATCATCCTTGGGTCGTTTGAGAATAACCACTTATAACCAGCAACAACATCAGAATTTAACATTTAATCATGGCAATCGTAATTCCAACCAAGTAGAACCTGAATTTGATCCCAGCAGCAATTGCTTTTATTCTTTGAATAGAGAGACCAAGGCTCAGAGTGATAGCAATCATTCATTGTCAAGAGATGGATCAACTGCACACACTCCTGTATCATTTATGAACCCTAATCAACATCTTCTTCAAGAAGGTTGTGGTTTCGGTGGTTTTAGTTATAAAGGACGCGATGGGACCCGAAAAGTACAAAAACAACATCATTCAAATGCTTCTCATTTACAAGCGAGTGGTTGTAGTGGAAAATCTGGAAATcaag AAGCTCCACAATTTCAATGTGTTGAGGGTGAAAGTATACCTTTACAATTGGATCTGGGTGATGGTAACCAACATTCTAGTCCTAGTAGACAATCTTCTG GCTCTCAGTCGCCATGGAGTCGGCAAGCAGAAGCTAGACAAAATGAAAGACTTCGTGGATTATCTGCAACGGTTTCCACTGATTATTCACAAGTGCAG CACCAACCTTGTCCATCACCATCGAATCGGGCTAATTATTCTCGTTATCTTTCATCATCGCAGGGTGTATCTCAAACTTCGACTTTTCAGCCTGGTGTAAAACTTCAACATCAAAGACCAGCATCTATGGATGACAAAGAAAATGTCACTTCTTACATAACGCCCGTTCCTACTACAGTACCagttcctgtttcagttccagccCCAACTTCTCCATTTAGAATATCAAGTGGACCATTCCCTACATCA GGATTTTCAACACTCCAACATCACAGTCGAAGTCGTTCTCCTAGAAGTGTTCATGCAAATTCAACTTTGCAAAGACCTCGGCCACTTTGTCCTAATAATTCTGTTGGTGTAAATCAATTGTGCATTGGATCTTCTAGTCATTGCCCTGTTTCATCTTCTCCTTGCCCTGGATCTTCTACACCTTGTCCCGGATCGTCTACTCCATGTTCGAACAATGTTTTACCATGTACTGAAAGAGATATGCATAGATCGCAGAGTGCAGGCTCCGTTGCTAGTTTGGGTCTTGATTTGGATAGGCGTGAAAATAAAATGGGTGTGCAAAACGTTTCAG GATTTAACCATCAACCCTCTTTTGGGAATCCAACTATTTCAACTGATCAATCTAGTCAAATGGTGGCATCACATTCGTCAGCAAATCATAGTCAAGTGCATCACCGAGAATCATCTCCAAGACATTTTAGATCAATTTCTGCTTTGCCAGATCAAACGAACTTGTATGCAGAAAATTCCACTTCCAGGAATGCAAGTTATCAATTGGGTGCTAATTTGATTGAAAGTACTGCGCATCGTAATCAGTATAACACAGATTCTGTACCCAACTGGATACCACCTGGAACACAGTATATGTCAAATGATGAACGCAATCAACTTTTCCTCCGTAATTCAAGGGAAAATTTTTATGGCAGTGGTCAAAACTATTCTGTACAAAGAGAAGGTAGTTTTAGAACACTATCTTCTAATAGTCCATTCCAAAATGAAAATACTGCATATTCAGTTAGGCTAGATAGTCCCTTCAATTGCTTACCACAAAGTGGAAGACCCGGTTCTTGTGGACTCACTGATGTGATAAATGTCAATTCATACAATAATGCTTCACGGGGAGAAAGTCCTTTATATGCAGGAGTAAGTTCTTCTCGTGGTAATAGTCCTTTCCGAACTTTGGACAATACAACTAATCAATTTTCTAGAGGAAATAGTCCCTATTCATCCAATCATCGTATGGATTTTGCTGCTAGAATACAAAATGATAATTATTATCAAGGAAATATACAAAGATCTTCTAGTCCTGGTTGCCGAGTATCTCATCAATCTAGAAATTTATCTGGATCACCATCGGGACTCAAAATGCAACAGCAAAGTGCAAGAACTATTTCAAATTCTCCATCATCaggaaattttaattccaaCATTTCCAAATCGCGAAATTTGGCTGGTTCACCTACGGGAAGTTATCCTTCAAGCACTTTTAATCATGTAGGAAATCTTAAAGTTCACCAAGGTTCACGCACCTTATCAAATTCaccatcatcgtcatcatcatcagcaATGAATTTTAATCAGTCTAGTATGAAGGGTCAATCGTGCGTCAGAACATCTTCATCTGGTGCAGGATCCTCAGGAAATAGTGGAAAAGTGGAACACTTTTCAGGTCCTGGATTTTGTCCACCAAATACTAGAGAGAGCGCCAAGTCTCAAACCTTACGGTTAAGCACTTCACAATATCACATGTCGGGTAATGGACCACCTAGGTTTTTGTGA